A genomic window from Leishmania mexicana MHOM/GT/2001/U1103 complete genome, chromosome 14 includes:
- a CDS encoding myo-inositol-1-phosphate synthase, which yields MPAVHVKSDKVHYTSEAIESLYDYATTRVRRNSDGTVSVEPVSHRLLFRTERHVPRVGVMLVGWGGNNGTTVTAGILANKLGLKWRTRHGMQSANYFGSITQASTINLGMTRDMDEVFVPLKDVVPMVSPDDLVIGGWDCNNMNLGDAMRRAAVLDVQVQDALYCHMSKLCPLPAIFDIDFVAANQKDRANNVIDTQDRWDAVGRVRKDIRDFKEANKLDKVIVLWTANTERFSEHRDGVHDTAENLLAAVKRNESELAPSTLYAMAAVLEKCSFINGAPQNTLCPGLVEMAREAKVFVGGDDFKSGQTKMKSALVEFFVGAGIKPECIASYNHLGNNDGYNLSSHKQFCSKEITKSNVVDDMIKSNSVLFPEGARKPDHCIVIKYIPYVGDSKRALDEYTFSIFMGGQQTVVLHNTCEDSLLAAPLIIDLIVLTELMERVTICASDELKAPSPVSFEHMETVLSILSYLLKAPAVPEGTPVVNALNRQRAAIENLLRAMIGLPADSNMLLECRVPFMREEHVNGK from the coding sequence ATGCCGGCAGTGCACGTGAAGAGTGACAAGGTCCATTACACCTCTGAAGCGATCGAGTCACTGTATGACTATGCCACGACGCGCGTGAGACGTAACTCAGACGGCACGGTGTCGGTGGAGCCGGTGAGTCACCGACTGCTGTTCCGCACGGAGCGCCACGTGCCGCGCGTGGGCGTGATGCTGGTCGGCTGGGGCGGCAACAACGGCACGACAGTGACGGCGGGTATCCTTGCGAACAAGCTGGGTCTGAAGTGGCGCACGCGGCACGGCATGCAGTCGGCCAACTACTTTGGCTCCATTACTCAGGCCAGCACCATCAACTTGGGCATGACGCGCGACATGGACGAGGTCTTCGTTCCGCTCAAGGACGTGGTGCCGATGGTGTCGCCCGACGACCTGGTTATCGGCGGGTGGGACTGCAACAACATGAAcctcggcgacgcgatgcggcgcgctgccgttCTGGACGTGCAGGTACAGGACGCGCTCTACTGTCACATGAGCAAGTTGTGCCCGCTGCCGGCCATCTTCGATATTGACTTCGTCGCGGCGAACCAGAAGGATCGCGCGAACAATGTGATCGACACGCAGGACCGCTGGGACGCAGTGGGCCGCGTGCGCAAGGACATCCGCGACTTCAAGGAGGCAAACAAGCTGGACAAGGTGATTGTGCTGTGGACTGCCAATACGGAGCGCTTCagcgagcaccgcgacggcgTCCACGACACGGCCGAGAAcctgctggcggcggtgaagcgcAACGAGTCGGAGTTGGCGCCATCCACGCTGTACGCGATGGCGGCCGTTCTTGAGAAGTGCAGCTTCATCAACGGCGCGCCGCAGAACACACTGTGCCCAGGGCTGGTGGAGATGGCGCGCGAGGCGAAGGTCTTTGTCGGCGGTGACGACTTCAAGAGCGGTCAGACGAAGATGAAGAGCGCCCTGGTGGAGTTCTTTGTCGGCGCCGGCATCAAGCCCGAATGCATCGCCAGCTACAACCACCTCGGCAACAACGATGGCTACAACCTGTCCAGCCACAAGCAGTTCTGCTCGAAGGAGATTACCAAGAGCAACGTGGTGGACGACATGATCAAGTCCAACTCGGTGCTCTTCCCCGAAGGCGCGAGAAAGCCAGACCACTGTATCGTCATCAAGTATATTCCCTACGTCGGGGACAGCAAGCGCGCACTAGACGAGTACACCTTCTCCATCTTCATGGGCGGCCAGCAGACAGTCGTGTTGCACAACACCTGCGAGGACTCGCTGCTTGCAGCGCCGCTCATCATTGACCTTATCGTGCTCACCGAGCTCATGGAGCGCGTTACGATCTGCGCCAGCGACGAGCTGAAGGCGCCGTCACCAGTGTCCTTCGAGCACATGGAAACGGTGCTGTCCATCCTGTCCTACCTGCTGAAGGCGCCCGCCGTGCCCGAGGGCACGCCGGTCGTTAACGCGCTCAATCGCCAGAGGGCGGCCATCGAGAACTTGCTGCGTGCCATGATTGGGCTGCCGGCCGACAGCAACATGCTGCTCGAGTGCCGCGTCCCCTTCATGCGCGAGGAGCACGTCAACGGCAAGTGA
- a CDS encoding putative tyrosyl-tRNA synthetase — protein MNTDERYKLLRSVGEECVQESELRNLIEKKPLIRCYDGFEPSGRMHIAQGVFKAVNVNKCTAAGCEFVFWVADWFALMNDKVGGELEKIRVVGRYLIEVWKAAGMDMDKVLFLWSSEEITSHADTYWRMVLDIGRQNTIARIKKCCTIMGKTEGTLTAAQVLYPLMQCCDIFFLKADICQLGLDQRKVNMLAREYCDLIGRKLKPVILSHHMLAGLKQGQAKMSKSDPDSAIFMEDTAEDVARKIRQAYCPRVKQSATAITDDGAPVATDDRNPVLDYFQCVVYARPGAAATVDGTTYATYEDLEQAFVSDEVSEDALKSCLIDEVNALLEPVRQHFASNKEAHELLEAVKSYRKDGATLPLAETALPAAPEKPHACMWMPALLKVPLDVAEGMIKATKDFIAAHPEGVVTLVLPDWSAVASDEITGVEKDVSAALQVSCALLKAYGLPSSVKIVTENEVILGNRNDFWVTVIGIARKNRLSHIEELYGGEVRNTGQVIAALMRVATALMLSVSHVISTSLDGHINAFAREYTKERIECVQTLEGRIPALHRPGAAPAVLGADDVLYLDDNDMDIRRKIKKAYSAPNEEANPVISVAQHLLAQHGALSIERGEANGGNVSYNTPEALMADCGSGALHPADLKATVLQLLLDRSAEARALLNGELKKNITVLRNAEKKMAKRR, from the coding sequence ATGAACACGGACGAGCGCTACAAGCTCCTCCGCAGCGTCGGAGAGGAGTGCGTTCAGGAAAGCGAGCTGCGAAACCTTATCGAAAAGAAGCCGCTTATTCGCTGCTACGACGGCTTCGAGCCCTCCGGCCGCATGCACATTGCCCAGGGTGTCTTCAAGGCAGTAAATGTCAACAagtgcaccgccgccgggtgCGAGTTTGTCTTCTGGGTGGCGGACTGGTTTGCGCTCATGAACGACAAGGTCGGTGGCGAACTGGAGAAGATTCGCGTTGTCGGCCGGTACCTTATTGAGGTGTGGAAGGCGGCGGGCATGGATATGGACAAGGTTTTGTTTCTCTGGAGCAGCGAGGAGATCACGAGCCACGCCGACACGTACTGGCGCATGGTGCTCGACATTGGCCGCCAGAATACGATTGCCCGCATCAAGAAATGCTGCACCATCATGGGCAAGACGGAAGGCACGCTGACGGCGGCACAGGTGCTGTACCCGCTGATGCAGTGCTGCGACATCTTCTTTCTCAAGGCCGACATCTGCCAGCTAGGCCTGGACCAGCGCAAGGTGAACATGCTCGCACGCGAGTACTGCGACCTGATCGGCCGCAAGTTGAAGCCGGTCATTCTGTCACACCACATGCTGGCCGGTCTGAAGCAGGGGCAGGCAAAGATGAGTAAGAGTGATCCGGACAGTGCCATCTTCATGGAAGACACCGCGGAGGATGTGGCACGTAAGATCCGTCAGGCCTACTGTCCGCGCGTCAAGCagtccgccaccgccatcacagATGACGGGGCGCCGGTCGCCACGGACGACCGCAACCCGGTGCTGGACTACTTCCAGTGTGTCGTCTACGCCCGAcccggcgctgcggccacTGTTGACGGCACCACGTACGCGACCTACGAGGACCTCGAGCAGGCTTTTGTGAGCGACGAGGTCAGCGAGGATGCCCTTAAGTCGTGCCTGATTGATGAGGTGAACGCCCTGCTGGAGCCGGTGCGCCAACATTTTGCGTCAAACAAGGAGGCTCacgagctgctggaggcggtcaAGTCGTACCGAAAGGATGGGGCGACGCTTCCACTGGCCGAGACAGCGCTCCCTGCCGCCCCCGAAAAGCcgcacgcgtgcatgtgGATGCCGGCACTGCTGAAAGTGCCGCTGGATGTCGCGGAGGGGATGATCAAAGCCACCAAGGACTTCATCGCCGCACACCCGGAAGGCGTGGTGACACTGGTGCTGCCGGACTGGTCGGCAGTGGCCAGTGACGAAATCACCGGGGTGGAGAAAGATGTCTCGGCTGCCCTGCAGGTGAGCTGTGCACTTCTCAAGGCGTATGGACTGCCGAGCTCGGTAAAGATCGTGACGGAGAACGAGGTCATTCTCGGCAACCGAAACGACTTCTGGGTGACCGTAATTGGCATTGCTCGCAAGAACCGGCTGAGCCACATCGAGGAGCTGTACgggggagaggtgcgcaACACCGGTCAGGTCATTGCTGCCCTCATGCGCGTTGCCACAGCTCTGATGCTCTCTGTCTCGCACGTCATCTCAACCTCGCTGGATGGGCACATCAACGCCTTCGCCCGCGAGTACACGAAGGAGCGCATCGAGTGCGTGCAGACACTGGAGGGACGCATCccggcgctgcaccgccctGGCGCTGCCCCGGCGGTGCTCGGTGCCGACGACGTCCTATACCTGGACGACAATGACATGGACATCCGCCGTAAAATCAAGAAGGCGTACTCGGCGCCGAATGAGGAGGCCAACCCGGTCATATCGGTCGCTCAGCACCTTCTCGCACAACATGGAGCCCTCAGCATCGAGCGCGGGGAGGCCAACGGTGGAAACGTAAGCTACAACACGCCAGAGGCCCTCATGGCagactgcggcagcggtgctctcCACCCCGCCGACCTCAAGGCGACGGTGTTGCAGCTTCTGCTGGACCGATCGGCGGAGGCACGCGCGCTGCTCAACGGCGAGCTCAAGAAGAATATAACCGTTCTTCGCAACGCGGAGAAGAAGATGGCAAAGAGGAGGTAA